The DNA window CAACACGGCATCGATATCACAGCAAAATAGCCACCTTCCATGCCGTCTGTGGGAAGAGAAGCCAAGTAGAAATctacaacaaaagaaaaacacccGAATGACTCTATTTCTGTGACCTTTGAAGTAGTGCTCCCTTATTCTCCTGATGGGAAGTTCTCCAAGCGTGGTTCTGTCCATGGCAGAGCCTGCTAACTCAACCCTTGTTAGAAGCGCACACTCAAGGTCCTCACCCTCGCCTGCAGAACTAAGTTGCCAGTGTTGACCACTGAAGCTCAGTGACTGAAAGCCACTGAGTGGTGTTTCTCAAGCACGCTGATCTGTGAGGACCACTGGCTTAGAAAGACATGAAATGAAGGAACATTGAGAAACCCTTCTCCCTCCTGATCGAAGATTTCACAATGTTTTAGACATGGGATGTTTTTCCATGCTGGATTCTGGTGATTTAAAAGAACCTTACTGGTCACTATAACTATGTGTACCAGGCCAATGAATCATACTTCTTTTTCTTAAACTATTTATTTTTCCCGACCAGAAGGTGGGCATCACTATTGGTGGATGAACACTGAACACTGAACACCATGTACGGCAAGGCTCTGAGAACAGCGGTGCAGGTCAGAACTCAAGCGAAGGTAGATCCGTTCTAGCCCGAGTTAGCTGTGTTCATGTTGTTATAGTTGATGTAGATCCGGCCTGGGCTGATGTGCAGGTGATCCGACAGCAGGCTGCAAGCACAGCAGCTTGCTGTAGGTGAGGTTCTGGCGCCAAGAATCTTGCCGATGCTGTGCAGGgtgcagagggcacagaggtcaCTCAAGCCCATGAAATTCAAGAGCTGGTCCGGGACCATGCACACAGTGATGTACTGTGCTGGCTTGCCGGTGGCCTGCACCAGATGCTGGGTGATCTCGAAGAGAAACTCCTCTGGCACGCAGGCGTGGGAAACATTGGTATTCAGGATGAACATCGGCATGGTGGCAGAGGGACTACGAGCGGGGACTGGAGGATGGTGCAAAGAGCGGTGTGGCCCAAACTcacaaatcatatttttaaatgcatttttttatcCACATGGGTATATAGTTTTAGCGGTAGCCCCAACAGCTTTGAGTTCCTACTTGTTTATATTTAGGACATATTCTCCATCCAGTCAATTAAAAACTCAATAttcatccttttaaaaaatatctagtGCCAACCAATCTGTACACCTAAACTTGAAAGTATGAGTGTAGGCTATTTTGGAACTAATTTTTTCCCTTCCAAACAATGCATTTTCAGATTCTAAGTGAGACGCCTTTTAGAATACACATGGACAATGAAGATTCAAAAGAAACATGGGCGTGCATTTCTTCATGTTCTGATAAGCTGAGAAAAAAGATGTAAGCGAAAATTCAGAGACTCTAGAAGAAGAAACCCTGAAGAATAAGCCTTTTATGTTGCTTATATTCAAAAGATTTGCATTTTTAAAGTCAGTGACTAATGCAATAAAAGGTTCCAGTTAAAGTATTACAGTAGCGACTTGCTTCAGGGCAAGCAAAAAAATCTTTGAGGTTTTAAATGACATTCTTCTGTCTAGCATGAGAGGGTATTTTACACTCCTGCAAACCATTTCTAACATTATATAAGGTTGTACTCCCTAGTTTTTCTCCATCTGACTCCCAGTTCTCACACAAGTGACaggaattctttttctttgtacaaaaatattttgtattggGGCACACATTGGGAATACCGGGAGACAAAGATGTCTCAGTCCTCTTGGAGATATTACCTGGTTAGGAGCTACAGAAATCAGTA is part of the Rattus norvegicus strain BN/NHsdMcwi chromosome 4, GRCr8, whole genome shotgun sequence genome and encodes:
- the Mifl1 gene encoding macrophage migration inhibitory factor-like codes for the protein MICEFGPHRSLHHPPVPARSPSATMPMFILNTNVSHACVPEEFLFEITQHLVQATGKPAQYITVCMVPDQLLNFMGLSDLCALCTLHSIGKILGARTSPTASCCACSLLSDHLHISPGRIYINYNNMNTANSG